The following are encoded together in the Streptomyces flavofungini genome:
- a CDS encoding FAD-dependent monooxygenase, whose product MPDVPETNADVDVDVDVLIVGGGPVGLTAHVLLERWGVGTSLVEKRTELSPFPRSRLVNVRSMEIFRGLGLAGRITDAAFPAEYGRIRFRDTLSGRDFAGAEMVGVRAPVPESPVTGAVTSQDRLEPLLLGAARGGVRFGAELVGLTEDAECVTAVLVDRRSGEEARVRARYVLAADGANSTVRRLLGIATTGPGELARVTTVVFDADLSGLAARQPAGVYFTAHGTFLPLYPEGGWSWLAPTPDDPAGADWAAVVSRALGGDVTADVLRVQHWTMNAAVAERFRHGRILLAGDAAHALPIMGGLGMNAGLADVHNLCWKLAGVLRGWAGPALVESYEAERLPVAHRTLRQAVANTKLGFEVLERRREQLRSGGAALDDVELPWSERYFAQLGLVLGVSYDSAAVLPDGSPPPEPSVGGEGDGSGEGDGSGEGGEGTEYLPVARPGRRLPHLWLAPERSTLDACGEWFTVLTPDPALWEPRTAGPWPLRVEPLPGEHADACGLGPHGALLVRPDGHIAARWPEAPSTGTVLHQALTALTGPAHA is encoded by the coding sequence ATGCCCGACGTGCCCGAAACGAACGCCGACGTGGACGTGGATGTGGACGTGCTCATCGTGGGCGGTGGGCCCGTCGGGCTCACCGCCCACGTGCTCCTGGAACGCTGGGGCGTGGGGACATCGCTGGTCGAGAAGCGCACCGAGCTGTCACCGTTTCCCCGGTCCAGGCTGGTCAACGTACGCTCGATGGAGATCTTCCGGGGGCTCGGCCTCGCGGGCCGGATCACGGACGCCGCGTTCCCCGCGGAGTACGGCCGCATCCGCTTCCGCGACACCCTGTCCGGCCGCGACTTCGCCGGCGCGGAGATGGTGGGGGTCCGCGCGCCCGTGCCGGAGAGCCCCGTGACCGGCGCGGTCACCTCCCAGGACCGCCTCGAACCCCTGCTCCTGGGCGCGGCGCGCGGGGGTGTGCGGTTCGGCGCCGAACTCGTCGGGCTCACCGAGGACGCCGAGTGCGTCACGGCCGTGCTCGTCGACCGCCGGAGCGGCGAGGAGGCCCGCGTACGGGCGCGGTACGTCCTCGCCGCCGACGGCGCCAACTCCACCGTCCGGCGGCTGCTGGGCATCGCCACGACCGGCCCCGGCGAGCTGGCGCGCGTCACCACCGTCGTGTTCGACGCCGACCTGAGTGGCCTGGCGGCCCGGCAGCCCGCAGGCGTCTACTTCACCGCGCACGGCACCTTCCTGCCGCTCTACCCCGAGGGCGGCTGGTCCTGGCTCGCCCCCACCCCCGACGACCCCGCGGGCGCCGACTGGGCCGCCGTCGTGTCGCGCGCCCTCGGCGGCGACGTCACGGCCGACGTGCTGCGCGTCCAGCACTGGACCATGAACGCGGCCGTCGCCGAGCGCTTCCGCCACGGCCGCATCCTGCTCGCCGGTGACGCCGCGCACGCCCTCCCCATCATGGGCGGCCTCGGCATGAACGCGGGCCTCGCCGACGTCCACAACCTGTGCTGGAAACTGGCGGGTGTCCTGCGCGGCTGGGCCGGGCCCGCCCTGGTGGAGTCCTACGAGGCGGAGCGGCTGCCCGTCGCCCATCGGACGCTGCGCCAGGCGGTGGCCAACACCAAGCTGGGGTTCGAGGTCCTCGAACGGCGCCGCGAACAGCTCCGGTCCGGCGGCGCGGCGCTGGACGACGTGGAACTCCCGTGGTCGGAGCGGTACTTCGCGCAGCTCGGCCTCGTGCTCGGCGTCAGCTACGACTCCGCTGCCGTCCTCCCCGACGGCAGCCCTCCGCCGGAGCCGTCGGTGGGCGGGGAGGGGGACGGGAGCGGGGAGGGGGACGGGAGCGGCGAGGGCGGGGAGGGCACGGAGTACCTTCCGGTGGCGAGGCCCGGCCGGCGCCTGCCTCACCTCTGGCTCGCCCCCGAGCGGTCCACGCTCGACGCGTGCGGGGAGTGGTTCACCGTGCTCACCCCGGATCCCGCGCTATGGGAGCCGCGGACCGCCGGGCCGTGGCCCCTGCGCGTGGAGCCGCTGCCGGGGGAGCACGCCGACGCGTGCGGCCTGGGCCCGCACGGAGCCCTGCTGGTCCGCCCCGACGGCCACATCGCGGCCCGCTGGCCCGAAGCGCCCTCGACCGGCACCGTGCTCCACCAGGCCCTCACCGCCCTGACCGGCCCGGCGCACGCCTGA
- a CDS encoding response regulator, whose protein sequence is MNTEVITVLVVDDHPVVRDGLRGMFESAPDFTVLGEAADGVQAVELTARLDPDVVLMDLRMPGGGGVDAIAELTRRGARARVLVLTTYDTDTDTLPAIEAGATGYLLKDAPRDELFGAVRAAAEGRTVLSPAVASRLVQRVRAPDDERLSTREREVLALVARGTSNRDIAKGLFISEATVKTHLTHIYGKLDVKDRAAAVATAYRRGILD, encoded by the coding sequence ATGAACACTGAAGTGATCACCGTCCTCGTCGTCGACGACCACCCGGTCGTGCGCGACGGACTGCGCGGCATGTTCGAGTCGGCGCCCGACTTCACGGTCCTCGGTGAGGCGGCCGACGGCGTCCAGGCCGTCGAGCTGACCGCCAGGCTCGACCCGGACGTCGTCCTGATGGACCTGCGGATGCCGGGCGGCGGCGGGGTCGACGCCATCGCCGAGCTGACCCGGCGCGGTGCCCGCGCCCGCGTCCTGGTGCTCACCACGTACGACACGGACACCGACACGCTCCCCGCCATCGAGGCCGGCGCGACGGGCTACCTGCTCAAGGACGCCCCGCGCGACGAGCTGTTCGGCGCCGTCCGCGCCGCCGCCGAGGGCCGCACCGTCCTCTCCCCGGCCGTCGCGTCCCGCCTGGTGCAACGCGTACGTGCCCCTGACGACGAGCGGCTGAGCACCCGCGAACGGGAAGTGCTCGCACTCGTCGCCAGGGGCACGTCCAACCGTGACATCGCGAAGGGGCTGTTCATCAGCGAAGCCACGGTCAAGACCCATCTCACCCATATCTACGGCAAGTTGGACGTCAAGGACCGGGCCGCGGCCGTCGCGACTGCCTATCGCCGCGGCATCCTCGACTGA
- a CDS encoding ABC transporter ATP-binding protein, translated as MNTVGDKKTQPDDEHSDKAVTPADPSARPDSPNSPNSPDDPDNPDTHGSPTTPENADTTDTINNTVNTVNTNKTNKTNKTNTSKTNTSKTSKTAQEALDEAFDQDTLPAPPGATGALLRSLLAPRRARVTLAAVLLLVQQAVIQAGPLLVAYAIDRAVPAFRADDHGPLIAVGVAYLVCAGAAGAFQYAFIVASARVNQDVLLDLRGRIFRHAQALSVDFHERYTSGRLISRATTDVESLRELLNEGLQELLTVVLSFVTISAMLLWLDLGLGAVAVLSFVPLYALIRLYQHRAGKVFRVRSTAVAAVIVKFTETMNGIRPVRAFRRERANEEQFAALNHRHERTNGDALLEMARYVVGSRLVANTAVAGIVLWGAYRVAQDTLALGVLAAAVLYLRRLYDPIDRLGMFLNSYQSAAASLEKIAGLLAQTPSVPEPEAGTEKQLPPLASEHPGRTVEFDGVRFAYRTGGEILPRFDLTLPAGQTVAVVGSTGAGKSTLAKLLARFYDPSAGQVLLDGVDLRELAVPELRRGVVMVTQEAFLFSGTVAENIAIGRPDATRGDIERAAKAIGAHDFIMSLPDGYDTDVRKRGGRISAGQRQLVAFARALLADPAVLILDEATSSLDIPGERAVQRAMDTVLRGRTAVVIAHRLSTVEIADRVLVMEHGRIVEDGAPDELIAGTGPFAELHRAWRDSVVGSGA; from the coding sequence ATGAACACGGTGGGCGACAAGAAGACCCAGCCGGACGACGAGCACTCCGACAAAGCCGTCACACCCGCCGACCCCTCAGCCAGACCAGACAGCCCCAACAGCCCGAACAGCCCGGATGACCCGGACAATCCCGACACCCATGGGAGCCCAACCACCCCTGAGAACGCCGACACCACCGACACCATCAACAACACCGTCAACACCGTCAACACCAACAAGACCAACAAGACCAACAAGACCAACACCAGCAAGACCAACACCAGCAAGACCAGCAAGACCGCCCAGGAAGCCCTGGACGAAGCCTTCGACCAGGACACTCTCCCCGCTCCCCCGGGTGCGACCGGCGCCCTGCTGCGCTCCCTGCTCGCCCCCCGCCGCGCCCGCGTCACGCTGGCCGCCGTCCTGCTCCTCGTCCAGCAGGCCGTCATCCAGGCCGGGCCGCTGCTCGTCGCGTACGCCATCGACCGGGCCGTGCCCGCGTTCCGCGCCGACGACCACGGCCCGCTGATCGCGGTCGGCGTGGCCTACCTGGTGTGCGCGGGGGCAGCGGGGGCGTTCCAGTACGCCTTCATCGTGGCGTCCGCGCGCGTGAACCAGGACGTGCTGCTCGATCTGCGGGGCCGGATCTTCCGGCACGCGCAGGCGCTCAGCGTGGACTTCCACGAGCGGTACACGTCGGGGCGCCTGATCTCCCGCGCCACCACGGACGTGGAGTCGCTGCGGGAGCTGCTCAACGAGGGCCTCCAGGAACTGCTCACGGTGGTGCTGTCGTTCGTCACGATCTCGGCGATGCTGCTCTGGCTCGACCTGGGGCTCGGCGCGGTCGCCGTCCTGTCGTTCGTGCCTCTGTACGCGCTGATCCGGCTCTACCAGCACCGCGCGGGGAAGGTGTTCCGCGTCCGCTCGACCGCGGTCGCCGCCGTCATCGTGAAGTTCACGGAGACGATGAACGGCATCCGGCCGGTGCGCGCGTTCCGCCGCGAGCGGGCCAACGAGGAGCAGTTCGCGGCACTCAACCACCGGCACGAGCGCACCAACGGCGACGCGCTCCTGGAGATGGCGCGGTACGTGGTGGGCTCACGGCTCGTCGCGAACACGGCGGTCGCGGGCATCGTGCTGTGGGGCGCGTACCGCGTCGCGCAGGACACGCTCGCGCTCGGCGTGCTCGCCGCCGCGGTGCTGTACCTGCGGCGGCTCTACGACCCGATCGACCGGCTCGGGATGTTCCTCAACTCGTACCAGTCGGCGGCGGCGTCGCTGGAGAAGATCGCGGGGCTGCTCGCGCAGACGCCGTCCGTGCCGGAGCCGGAGGCCGGCACCGAGAAGCAGCTGCCGCCGCTCGCGTCCGAGCACCCGGGCCGCACCGTCGAGTTCGACGGCGTGCGCTTCGCGTACCGCACGGGCGGTGAGATCCTGCCGCGCTTCGACCTGACGCTGCCCGCCGGGCAGACCGTGGCCGTCGTCGGCTCGACGGGAGCGGGCAAGTCGACGCTGGCGAAGCTGCTCGCGCGGTTCTACGACCCGTCTGCGGGGCAGGTCCTGCTGGACGGCGTCGACCTGCGCGAGCTCGCCGTCCCGGAGCTGCGGCGGGGCGTCGTGATGGTCACGCAGGAGGCGTTCCTGTTCTCCGGCACGGTCGCGGAGAACATCGCGATCGGCCGCCCGGACGCGACCCGCGGGGACATCGAGCGCGCGGCGAAGGCCATCGGCGCCCACGACTTCATCATGTCGCTGCCGGACGGCTACGACACCGACGTGCGCAAGCGCGGCGGCCGCATCTCGGCGGGCCAGCGCCAACTGGTCGCGTTCGCCCGCGCCCTGCTCGCCGACCCCGCCGTCCTGATCCTCGACGAGGCGACCAGCTCCCTGGACATCCCCGGCGAGCGAGCGGTGCAGCGGGCGATGGACACGGTGCTGCGGGGCCGCACGGCGGTCGTGATCGCCCACCGCCTGTCGACGGTGGAGATCGCCGACCGGGTCCTGGTGATGGAGCACGGCCGGATCGTGGAGGACGGCGCTCCGGACGAACTGATCGCGGGGACGGGTCCGTTCGCGGAGTTGCACCGGGCCTGGCGGGACAGCGTCGTGGGCAGCGGCGCGTAG
- a CDS encoding MBL fold metallo-hydrolase produces MRSAELDLGGRVAELRPVGPAHTASDQTVLVDGRVLFGGDLLETRIFPIVPYFPPYDTDVDGDRWSMVLGELLALGPDIVVPGHGEVTDAALIRDVRDYLVCVRAETYRMRADGATADETAAAVDRAARARWSTWERPEWIGLAARAFHAAGGAA; encoded by the coding sequence GTGAGGTCGGCCGAGCTCGACCTCGGCGGGCGCGTCGCCGAGCTGCGGCCGGTCGGCCCCGCGCACACGGCGTCCGACCAGACCGTCCTCGTCGACGGCCGGGTGCTGTTCGGCGGTGATCTCCTGGAGACCCGGATCTTCCCGATCGTCCCGTACTTCCCGCCGTACGACACCGACGTCGACGGCGACCGCTGGAGCATGGTCCTCGGCGAACTCCTCGCCCTCGGCCCGGACATCGTCGTCCCCGGCCACGGCGAGGTGACCGACGCGGCCCTGATCCGTGACGTCCGCGACTACCTGGTGTGCGTCCGCGCCGAGACATACCGGATGCGGGCCGACGGCGCCACCGCCGACGAGACGGCCGCCGCCGTCGACCGGGCCGCCCGCGCCCGCTGGAGCACCTGGGAGCGGCCCGAGTGGATCGGCCTCGCGGCCCGGGCGTTCCACGCCGCCGGGGGCGCGGCCTGA
- a CDS encoding ABC transporter ATP-binding protein has translation MSTTPAPAQDHGGRSAVRTLTRLWPYVRPVRTRLFTAAFVAIVASCTGLLFPLVLKWIVDGPVADRDTGGVWLGALLLLGLGVAEALLFGFRRWLVARPLAGVEAEMRADLFRHLQRVPVAFHDRWASGQLLSRGTTDLMLVRMFLAFPLTFLLVNGTTIAVGMAILLAQDWTLGLVLLAPVVPMVAFLAYFEGRYAAVARRAQDQVGDLTTVVEESVLGIRIIKGFGRHRSQARAFRELSGTLRGTELVKARLLAAIYGVIMTLPELAIGAALVLGSVQVADGDLSTGTLVAFLSTALALRWPVESIGFLLAMSQEAATATERYFEVLDAEPESDTGADSGTSDSTAGTSDLTTGTSNATTGTSNSTTGTGDSDLGTGTGDSGTGADKAGAAAAVPTPRTPTSPSPLTPAPAPAPAPAPASTPTSTPTPTPTPTDGIRFEAVEFRYPDAPDDAPPVLDRIDLHIRTGETLALVGATGSGKTTLTALVPRLHEVTGGRITLDGEDIAALPRERVRTLVSMAFEEPTLFSASVGENVLMGADGSAGEEELGRALAVAQAEFVHGLPKGADTQVGEQGLSLSGGQRQRLALARAVVGRPRFLVLDDPLSALDVHTEALVEAALRRVLKDTTALVVAHRPSTVLLADRVALLSGGRITAVGTHQELLRENAEYAWLMSGGTDE, from the coding sequence ATGTCCACCACACCCGCACCTGCCCAGGACCACGGCGGACGCTCCGCCGTCAGGACGCTCACCCGGCTCTGGCCGTATGTGCGTCCCGTACGGACACGCCTGTTCACGGCCGCGTTCGTCGCGATCGTGGCGTCCTGTACGGGCCTGCTGTTCCCGCTCGTCCTGAAGTGGATCGTGGACGGCCCGGTGGCCGACCGGGACACCGGGGGCGTCTGGCTCGGGGCGCTGCTCCTGCTGGGGCTCGGTGTCGCGGAGGCGCTCCTCTTCGGCTTCCGGCGCTGGCTGGTCGCGCGGCCGCTCGCGGGCGTGGAGGCGGAGATGCGGGCGGACCTGTTCCGCCACCTCCAGCGCGTGCCGGTCGCCTTCCACGACCGGTGGGCGTCCGGCCAGTTGCTGTCGCGCGGCACGACCGATCTGATGCTGGTGCGCATGTTCCTCGCGTTCCCGCTGACGTTCCTGCTGGTCAACGGCACCACGATCGCGGTCGGCATGGCCATTCTGCTGGCCCAGGACTGGACGCTCGGCCTGGTCCTCCTCGCTCCCGTGGTGCCGATGGTGGCCTTCCTCGCGTACTTCGAGGGGCGGTACGCCGCCGTGGCGCGGCGCGCGCAGGACCAGGTGGGCGATCTGACGACGGTCGTCGAGGAGAGCGTGCTCGGCATCCGGATCATCAAGGGCTTCGGGCGGCACCGCAGTCAGGCCCGGGCGTTCCGCGAGCTGTCGGGCACGCTGCGCGGCACGGAGCTGGTCAAGGCCCGCCTCCTTGCCGCGATCTACGGCGTGATCATGACGCTGCCGGAGCTGGCGATCGGGGCGGCGCTCGTGCTCGGCTCGGTCCAGGTGGCCGACGGCGACCTCTCCACGGGCACGCTGGTGGCGTTCCTTTCGACAGCGCTCGCGCTGCGCTGGCCGGTGGAGTCGATCGGCTTCCTGCTGGCGATGAGCCAGGAGGCGGCGACGGCCACGGAGCGGTACTTCGAGGTCCTGGACGCGGAGCCGGAGTCGGACACGGGGGCGGACTCGGGCACCTCAGACTCGACGGCGGGCACCTCGGACTTGACGACGGGCACCTCGAACGCGACAACGGGCACCTCGAACTCGACAACGGGCACGGGCGACTCGGACCTGGGAACAGGCACGGGCGACTCGGGGACGGGCGCGGACAAGGCAGGCGCAGCCGCCGCAGTCCCCACGCCACGCACCCCCACCTCCCCCTCGCCCCTCACACCCGCACCCGCACCCGCACCCGCACCCGCACCCGCGTCCACACCCACGTCCACACCCACACCCACACCCACACCCACCGACGGCATCCGCTTCGAGGCAGTCGAGTTCCGCTACCCCGACGCCCCGGACGACGCCCCGCCCGTCCTGGACCGCATCGACCTGCACATCCGCACCGGCGAGACGCTGGCCCTCGTCGGCGCCACCGGCAGCGGCAAGACCACGCTGACGGCCCTCGTGCCCCGGCTGCACGAGGTGACGGGCGGGCGCATCACGCTCGACGGCGAGGACATCGCGGCGCTGCCGCGCGAACGCGTGCGCACGCTGGTGTCCATGGCCTTCGAGGAGCCCACGCTGTTCTCCGCGTCCGTGGGCGAGAACGTGCTCATGGGCGCCGACGGGAGCGCGGGTGAGGAGGAGCTGGGCCGAGCACTCGCGGTCGCGCAGGCCGAGTTCGTGCACGGGCTGCCGAAGGGGGCGGACACGCAGGTCGGCGAGCAGGGGCTGAGCCTGTCCGGCGGGCAGCGGCAGCGGCTCGCGCTGGCCCGCGCGGTGGTCGGCAGGCCACGCTTCCTCGTCCTCGACGACCCGCTGTCCGCACTCGATGTCCACACGGAGGCGCTGGTGGAGGCGGCGCTGCGGCGGGTCCTGAAGGACACCACGGCGCTGGTGGTGGCGCACCGCCCGTCGACGGTGCTCCTCGCGGACCGGGTCGCGCTGCTGTCCGGGGGCCGGATCACGGCCGTGGGCACGCACCAGGAACTGCTGCGGGAGAACGCCGAGTACGCATGGCTGATGTCTGGGGGGACGGACGAATGA
- a CDS encoding sensor histidine kinase, producing MPRPGTPDGPDATAASGRPSARDARTNSGRPPARDATPTTAPTPTTLVTERWELFHRWGPLVLLAFGSLLSAATAEVVGMGWDAWAVAAGLIVAATGLQVWWIGAARSRPGPSRSGTAYYFLRWALAFTLSWLNPFFVFYAVTGYFGSERLLPHRLVPVGLFATAVVMAGAQAGGLPPHGRIGWVVFGAMLGVNVGLLTVFAHIANKEEERTRFQERTIDQLEAANAALQQALDENAALHAQLLLQAREAGVADERRRLAAEIHDTIAQGLTGIIAQLQVVANTPDRQLAREHLDRATGLARHSLGEARRSVHNLAPVALEHDSLPEALGATVAEWGERTGVRADFTVTGTDGPLHEEIEATLLRIAEEALSNAARHAAATRVGVTLSYMAGEVTLDIRDDGRGFDPLARATRTRTGGFGLTGMRARAERIAGTLTVESEPGGGTAVSARVPLVGDEH from the coding sequence ATGCCCCGACCTGGCACGCCCGACGGCCCCGACGCCACCGCCGCCTCCGGCAGACCCTCGGCACGGGACGCCCGCACCAACTCCGGCAGACCCCCGGCTCGGGATGCCACCCCCACCACAGCCCCCACCCCCACCACCCTCGTCACCGAGCGCTGGGAGCTGTTCCACCGGTGGGGACCCCTCGTCCTCCTCGCCTTCGGCAGCCTGCTCTCCGCGGCCACCGCCGAGGTCGTCGGCATGGGGTGGGACGCGTGGGCGGTGGCGGCGGGACTCATCGTGGCCGCCACGGGGCTGCAGGTCTGGTGGATCGGGGCCGCCCGGTCCCGGCCGGGCCCCTCCCGTTCCGGTACGGCGTACTACTTCCTGCGCTGGGCGCTCGCGTTCACGCTGTCGTGGCTGAACCCGTTCTTCGTGTTCTACGCCGTCACGGGGTACTTCGGCTCCGAGCGGCTGCTACCGCACCGCCTGGTCCCCGTCGGCCTGTTCGCGACCGCCGTGGTCATGGCGGGCGCGCAGGCGGGCGGGCTGCCGCCGCACGGGCGGATCGGCTGGGTGGTGTTCGGGGCGATGCTCGGCGTGAACGTCGGGCTGCTCACGGTCTTCGCCCACATCGCCAACAAGGAGGAGGAACGCACCCGGTTCCAGGAGCGGACCATCGACCAGCTCGAAGCGGCCAACGCCGCGCTCCAGCAAGCCCTCGACGAGAACGCCGCGCTGCACGCCCAACTCCTGCTCCAGGCGCGTGAGGCGGGCGTCGCCGACGAGCGCAGACGCCTCGCCGCCGAGATCCACGACACCATCGCGCAGGGCCTCACCGGCATCATCGCCCAGCTCCAAGTCGTCGCGAACACCCCCGACCGGCAGCTCGCCCGCGAGCACCTGGACCGGGCCACCGGCCTGGCCAGGCACAGCCTCGGCGAGGCCCGGCGCTCCGTGCACAACCTCGCCCCGGTCGCCCTGGAGCACGACAGCCTGCCCGAGGCCCTCGGCGCGACGGTCGCCGAGTGGGGCGAGCGCACGGGCGTGCGCGCCGACTTCACGGTCACCGGCACCGACGGACCCCTGCACGAGGAGATCGAGGCGACCCTGCTGCGCATAGCCGAGGAAGCCCTGTCGAACGCCGCCCGGCACGCGGCCGCGACCCGCGTCGGCGTCACCCTGTCGTACATGGCGGGGGAGGTCACCCTCGACATCCGCGACGACGGCCGTGGCTTCGACCCCCTCGCCAGGGCCACCCGCACCCGCACCGGCGGCTTCGGCCTCACCGGCATGCGGGCCCGCGCCGAGCGCATCGCGGGCACCCTCACCGTCGAGTCGGAGCCCGGTGGCGGCACGGCCGTGTCGGCGCGCGTACCGTTGGTGGGCGATGAACACTGA
- a CDS encoding ABC transporter permease, whose product MTTPLGSAESAAAPPSAAAATSPATPGPTPGPHSAPARAPGAARAVLKAEARLFRREPGSLFWILAFPTVLLAVLGSIPSFREAQDDLGGIRLVDAYVPVTVLLSMIMAGIQAMPPVITGYRERGILRRMSATPVRPAAVLGAQMGLHGAAALGSALLSLTVGRAVFDVPLPRQICGYAIALVLATAAALALGALVSALSRTSKAATAVGSAVFFPMMFSAGVWLPVRAMPDALARIVEALPFGAAAEALNQAAAGDWPGPVHLGVLVLWTTALTAAAARWFRWE is encoded by the coding sequence ATGACGACTCCCCTCGGCTCGGCCGAATCGGCCGCCGCACCCCCCTCGGCCGCCGCAGCCACCAGCCCCGCCACCCCCGGGCCGACGCCCGGCCCGCACTCCGCCCCGGCCCGTGCCCCCGGCGCCGCCCGAGCCGTCCTCAAGGCCGAAGCGCGGCTGTTCCGGCGTGAACCGGGCTCCCTTTTCTGGATCCTCGCCTTCCCCACGGTGCTCCTCGCGGTCCTCGGATCCATCCCCTCGTTCCGGGAGGCACAGGACGACCTCGGCGGCATCCGCCTGGTCGACGCGTACGTCCCCGTGACGGTGCTGCTCTCCATGATCATGGCGGGGATCCAGGCCATGCCGCCGGTGATCACGGGCTATCGCGAGCGCGGGATCCTGCGCCGGATGTCGGCCACACCCGTGCGGCCCGCCGCGGTGCTCGGCGCGCAGATGGGACTGCACGGCGCCGCCGCGCTCGGCTCGGCACTGCTCTCCCTGACCGTCGGCCGGGCCGTCTTCGACGTGCCGCTGCCCCGGCAGATATGCGGGTACGCGATCGCGCTGGTCCTCGCGACAGCCGCCGCGCTGGCGCTCGGCGCCCTGGTGTCCGCGCTGTCGCGCACCTCCAAGGCGGCGACGGCGGTCGGTTCGGCGGTCTTCTTCCCGATGATGTTCAGCGCGGGCGTCTGGCTGCCGGTGCGGGCGATGCCCGACGCCCTCGCCCGGATCGTCGAGGCGCTGCCGTTCGGCGCGGCGGCGGAAGCCCTGAACCAGGCAGCGGCCGGGGACTGGCCAGGACCGGTCCACCTGGGCGTGCTCGTCCTGTGGACGACGGCACTCACCGCGGCGGCGGCGCGATGGTTCCGCTGGGAGTGA
- a CDS encoding ABC transporter ATP-binding protein: MPPPLIEVRDLRKAYGGRAVVDGVSFAVEQGEIFGVLGPNGAGKTTTVECVGGLRVPDAGSVRVAGLDPVADHARVTRVLGAQLQESELQPKLTVREALELYAAFYAHPADWRPLAERLGLTDKLTTRFAKLSGGQKQRLFIALALIGSPRVVVLDELTTGLDPRARRDTWQLIEEVRDSGVTVLLVTHFMEEAQRLCDRIAVIDRGRVAALDTPAGLIGRSAGSTVISFTPSVPLAPADLAALPRLRSTTEKDGRLTLNGTDATVDALLTLLARHRITAHQLRVTDATLDDAFLDLTTTETDPSTAADGPAPPQAAGHQPTRPGHHGAPA, from the coding sequence ATGCCTCCTCCTCTCATCGAAGTCAGGGACCTGCGCAAGGCCTACGGCGGCCGGGCCGTGGTCGACGGCGTCTCGTTCGCCGTCGAGCAGGGCGAGATCTTCGGCGTCCTCGGGCCCAACGGCGCGGGCAAGACGACCACCGTCGAATGCGTCGGGGGCCTGCGCGTGCCCGACGCGGGCTCGGTGCGCGTCGCCGGGCTCGACCCGGTGGCCGACCACGCGCGCGTCACCCGCGTCCTCGGCGCGCAGCTCCAGGAGAGCGAGCTGCAGCCGAAGCTGACGGTCCGCGAGGCACTGGAGCTGTACGCCGCGTTCTACGCCCACCCGGCCGACTGGCGTCCGCTCGCCGAGCGGCTCGGCCTCACCGACAAGCTGACCACCCGCTTCGCCAAGCTCTCCGGCGGCCAGAAGCAGCGCCTCTTCATCGCCCTCGCCCTGATCGGCAGCCCCCGCGTCGTCGTCCTGGACGAGCTGACCACCGGCCTCGACCCACGGGCCCGCCGGGACACCTGGCAACTGATCGAGGAGGTGCGGGACAGCGGCGTCACGGTCCTGCTCGTCACGCACTTCATGGAGGAGGCCCAGCGGCTCTGCGATCGCATAGCGGTGATCGACCGGGGCCGGGTGGCCGCGCTCGACACCCCCGCGGGCCTCATCGGCCGCTCCGCCGGCTCCACGGTCATCTCCTTCACCCCTTCGGTGCCGCTGGCCCCCGCCGACCTGGCCGCGCTGCCCCGGCTCCGCTCCACCACGGAGAAGGACGGCCGCCTCACCCTCAACGGCACCGACGCCACGGTCGACGCCCTCCTCACTCTCCTGGCCCGCCACCGCATCACGGCCCACCAACTCCGCGTCACCGACGCCACCTTGGACGACGCCTTCCTCGACCTGACGACCACGGAGACCGACCCTTCCACGGCGGCCGACGGCCCCGCGCCTCCCCAGGCAGCCGGCCACCAGCCCACCCGCCCCGGACACCACGGAGCCCCGGCATGA